A single region of the Lysinibacillus sp. B2A1 genome encodes:
- a CDS encoding cell adhesion protein, translated as MLLVLGSFSMESASAEEAVDYEEGGTNLDNTPENSAIIGSQLLKPEIGWKRYDDSNPLIIKNKMFYQSQPNRAYKNGQSPGNSIETFIKFDFIGTKFRIIDQLHSNRDKNTKVTIDGEIVEYYSSYTSSSVQQWQTLVYEKKSLTNTKHTVLIEKSDDTSYLSFDAIDIDGILLAHVEVEKSITLDKNNFELLVGSQDKITATVTPDSAKVIWTSGDESIATVDQNGNVTAIREGTAIITATIENTDISATSTVIVKKPDNAFSSAILSITSVNGITKEYDVTNAVLNNYLNWFDTAQGTSTFKFSKTISPYKKVTEYVIHDKIASFEVREY; from the coding sequence ATGCTGTTAGTGTTAGGTAGCTTTAGTATGGAAAGTGCTTCAGCTGAAGAAGCTGTGGATTATGAAGAAGGGGGAACTAATTTAGATAATACACCTGAAAATAGTGCAATAATAGGAAGTCAACTATTGAAACCTGAAATCGGTTGGAAAAGATATGACGATTCTAATCCATTAATAATAAAAAATAAAATGTTCTATCAATCTCAACCAAATAGAGCATATAAAAATGGTCAATCACCAGGAAATTCCATAGAAACCTTTATTAAATTTGATTTTATAGGCACAAAATTTCGTATAATAGATCAATTGCATTCAAACCGTGATAAGAATACCAAAGTAACAATTGATGGAGAGATTGTAGAATATTACTCATCATATACATCTAGCTCTGTTCAACAATGGCAAACATTGGTATACGAGAAAAAAAGTTTAACAAATACGAAACATACAGTTTTAATAGAGAAATCGGATGACACTTCTTATTTATCGTTTGATGCTATTGATATTGATGGCATATTGTTAGCTCATGTCGAAGTTGAAAAATCCATCACATTAGACAAAAATAATTTCGAACTATTAGTAGGAAGTCAAGATAAAATAACTGCCACAGTTACTCCTGACAGTGCTAAAGTAATTTGGACAAGCGGTGACGAATCAATTGCAACTGTTGATCAGAATGGTAATGTAACTGCAATTCGTGAAGGTACAGCAATCATTACAGCAACAATAGAAAACACAGATATTTCAGCTACAAGTACAGTTATTGTTAAAAAACCAGATAATGCATTTTCAAGTGCTATTCTTAGTATTACTTCGGTGAATGGTATTACTAAAGAATATGATGTGACTAACGCTGTTTTAAACAATTATTTAAATTGGTTTGATACTGCACAAGGTACTTCTACATTCAAATTTTCAAAAACAATTTCACCTTATAAAAAGGTAACTGAATATGTCATACACGATAAGATTGCTTCTTTTGAAGTAAGAGAATATTAA
- a CDS encoding NIPSNAP family protein, giving the protein MVTCYLKYIIDPYKAKEFEEYGKMWIPLVNKLGGNHHGYFLPHEGANNIAYALFTFPSLAAYEEYRVKMALDEECQAAFKFAEDNKCILSYERSFMRPIF; this is encoded by the coding sequence ATGGTTACTTGTTATTTGAAATATATTATTGATCCTTATAAAGCAAAAGAGTTTGAAGAATACGGTAAAATGTGGATTCCTCTTGTAAATAAACTAGGTGGAAATCATCATGGTTATTTCCTTCCGCATGAGGGGGCTAATAATATTGCTTATGCCTTATTCACTTTTCCAAGTTTAGCAGCATATGAAGAGTACCGAGTAAAAATGGCATTAGATGAAGAATGTCAAGCCGCATTTAAGTTTGCAGAAGATAATAAATGCATTTTAAGTTATGAAAGAAGTTTTATGAGACCTATTTTTTAA
- a CDS encoding integrase, whose product MVSRNVNFKIIQEQLSHSDIIMTITTYSHLTKWIMQATISMI is encoded by the coding sequence ATAGTCAGTCGGAATGTAAATTTTAAGATCATACAGGAACAACTAAGTCACTCTGATATAATAATGACAATCACCACATATAGTCATTTAACAAAGTGGATAATGCAAGCGACCATTTCGATGATTTAA
- a CDS encoding penicillin acylase, producing the protein MLGCSSLAIHTTDKKNLFARTMDFTMEPDSKVIIVPRNYGIRLLEKEDVVINNQYAFIGMGSTDISSPVLYDGVNEKGLMGAMLYYATFATYAEELEEGKRGINPVYVVSQILGNCVTIDDVLTRLEAFTLLNEANAILGFAPPLHFTFTDASGETIVIEPDKTGITVHRKTIGVMTNSPGYEWHQTNLRAYIGVTPYPPNDITMGDLELTPFGQGAGALGLPGDFTPSARFLRVAYWKKYTEEAKNETEGVTNLFHILSSVNIPKGVVLTKDGNTDYTIYTSAMCSQSKNYYFKLYDNSRISSVSLMDEDLDSQTLITFEWDRTQDIKKLNKVNVKS; encoded by the coding sequence ATGTTAGGTTGTAGTAGTTTAGCAATTCACACAACAGATAAGAAAAATCTATTTGCTCGAACAATGGATTTCACAATGGAACCAGATAGTAAAGTTATCATTGTGCCACGTAATTATGGAATACGATTGCTTGAAAAGGAAGATGTAGTTATAAATAATCAATATGCATTTATTGGGATGGGCAGCACCGATATTTCATCCCCTGTTCTATACGATGGTGTTAATGAAAAGGGCTTAATGGGAGCAATGCTATACTATGCGACGTTTGCAACTTATGCAGAGGAGCTGGAAGAAGGTAAAAGAGGCATAAATCCCGTTTACGTGGTATCACAAATTTTAGGTAACTGTGTAACCATTGATGATGTATTGACGAGATTAGAGGCATTTACCCTTCTTAATGAAGCCAATGCCATTCTTGGATTCGCTCCTCCTCTACACTTTACTTTCACAGATGCTTCAGGTGAAACAATTGTAATAGAGCCAGATAAAACAGGAATTACAGTCCACCGAAAAACTATTGGTGTAATGACGAATAGCCCTGGCTATGAATGGCATCAGACGAATCTGCGGGCTTATATTGGTGTTACGCCTTACCCACCAAATGATATTACGATGGGTGATTTAGAGCTTACACCATTTGGACAAGGTGCTGGAGCATTGGGACTTCCGGGTGATTTCACACCATCAGCTCGTTTCCTTCGAGTTGCCTACTGGAAGAAGTATACGGAAGAAGCTAAAAATGAAACAGAGGGCGTAACAAACCTATTCCATATCCTCTCTTCTGTTAATATTCCAAAGGGTGTTGTGCTTACAAAGGATGGTAATACGGATTATACAATTTATACGTCAGCCATGTGCTCACAAAGTAAAAACTATTACTTTAAGCTCTATGATAATAGTAGAATCTCTTCTGTTTCCTTAATGGATGAAGATTTAGATAGTCAAACATTAATTACCTTTGAATGGGATCGTACACAAGATATAAAGAAACTTAACAAAGTTAACGTTAAAAGCTAA
- a CDS encoding GNAT family N-acetyltransferase, with amino-acid sequence MEITTERLIIRPFKSTDLQDVFAIYNNADTCKFLLHNKWTHEDMQKRFNKKLANGVLTKGSMLSLAVIYKTKVVGDLSVWYTDMKDTVEIGYSFSNEVAGRGLATEAVSSLVFKLFDELNVHRIQANLDARNTASQKLCERIGMRKEAHFKQDFWNKNEWTDSIVYGMLPSDLQK; translated from the coding sequence TTGGAAATCACAACAGAAAGATTAATAATTAGACCTTTTAAGAGTACTGATTTACAGGATGTATTTGCTATTTATAATAATGCTGATACATGTAAGTTCCTATTACATAATAAGTGGACTCATGAAGATATGCAAAAAAGATTTAATAAGAAGCTAGCAAACGGTGTACTCACTAAAGGTTCAATGTTAAGTTTGGCAGTTATATACAAGACTAAAGTAGTTGGTGATCTATCTGTATGGTATACAGATATGAAAGACACTGTTGAGATTGGTTATAGTTTTTCAAATGAAGTAGCTGGGAGAGGTTTGGCAACAGAAGCGGTAAGTAGTTTGGTATTTAAATTATTTGATGAATTGAATGTACATCGTATACAAGCTAATCTTGATGCACGGAATACAGCTTCACAAAAATTGTGTGAACGAATAGGGATGAGAAAGGAAGCCCATTTTAAACAAGATTTTTGGAATAAAAATGAATGGACAGATAGTATTGTATATGGAATGTTACCCTCCGATTTGCAGAAATAA
- a CDS encoding GNAT family N-acetyltransferase has translation MEIRSVKGSDYYVISPLINEWWGGRNVSHLLPKLFFDHFTQTSFIAEKDGKLVGFLIVFLSQTHSDEAYIHFVGVHPEYRKHDIGKHLYNKFFNAVKQNNRSIVRCITSPVNKVSIAYHTKLGFEIENGDRIIDGLSLNTDYNGPNQDRVLFVKKLD, from the coding sequence ATGGAAATTCGTTCAGTTAAAGGCTCAGACTACTATGTAATTTCACCTCTAATTAATGAGTGGTGGGGTGGCAGGAATGTGTCTCATCTGTTACCAAAATTATTCTTCGATCATTTTACACAGACAAGTTTCATTGCAGAAAAGGATGGTAAACTCGTGGGTTTTCTAATAGTATTCCTTTCTCAAACTCATTCAGATGAGGCGTATATTCATTTTGTTGGAGTTCATCCAGAATACAGAAAGCATGATATTGGAAAGCATTTATACAATAAATTTTTTAATGCAGTAAAGCAAAATAATCGAAGTATTGTTCGTTGTATAACATCACCTGTCAATAAAGTTTCGATTGCCTATCATACCAAGTTGGGTTTTGAAATTGAGAATGGAGATAGAATTATTGATGGACTATCATTAAATACAGACTACAACGGACCAAATCAAGACAGAGTTTTATTTGTAAAAAAATTAGATTAA
- a CDS encoding GNAT family N-acetyltransferase — translation MIIREASELDYPDLRRIYLESRRNNFHWENAEELTLEDFDNDTNEDYVFLVEEDGKILGFAALYLANNIIHCLFVDPTCSGKGVGSLLMNASIDKMNTPLSLKCVSENHKALKFYENKGWKKVVEEGKPGEKYWVLEYK, via the coding sequence ATGATTATTAGAGAAGCAAGTGAATTAGATTACCCTGATTTAAGACGCATATATCTGGAATCACGTCGCAATAATTTTCATTGGGAAAATGCAGAGGAATTGACATTAGAAGATTTCGATAATGATACAAATGAGGATTATGTCTTTTTAGTTGAGGAAGATGGTAAAATCCTGGGGTTTGCGGCACTATATTTAGCAAATAACATTATACACTGTCTTTTTGTTGATCCTACTTGCTCAGGTAAGGGTGTTGGTAGTTTATTAATGAATGCCTCCATAGATAAAATGAATACGCCATTAAGTTTGAAGTGTGTGTCTGAAAATCATAAGGCACTGAAATTCTATGAAAATAAGGGTTGGAAGAAAGTTGTGGAAGAAGGGAAACCTGGAGAAAAGTATTGGGTTTTGGAATACAAATAA
- a CDS encoding MFS transporter — MKKQKIFTSSFLFLFISNFLIFIGFEMLLPILPAYLLSLNASSIQVGLVTTIFTIGAILIRPFVGYYLIDNKGKHLAIGACVTLLIITMLYPFLNIIWIFLLLRFFHGAAWGVSTTANSTMVVDLIPKARLGEGIGYFSISTTVGAIIAPSIGILLYNAFSFQILIYSSVILSLLAIVGLQFVHSSTPVKYEKRPFRFVEAIFEKEVRFQALLTVITTLGFGAIITFLVLYGEQKGIKHIFLFFLINAIVSTLLRPFTGKWFDRNGPWSIIIVSAILGFLSLVVLSYTTNDLSLIIAAILFGAGYGTIMPCLQTWTVQKVDEAKSGAANATFLSSFDVGVGISAFVLGILAEWISLEMIFRLVSLSFIIVGILVYADFINKKKSNQQA; from the coding sequence ATGAAAAAACAAAAAATTTTTACATCATCATTTCTATTTTTATTTATAAGTAATTTTTTAATCTTTATAGGCTTTGAGATGTTACTACCAATTTTACCAGCCTATTTATTAAGCCTTAATGCCTCTTCTATTCAAGTAGGCTTGGTAACAACCATATTTACGATAGGTGCAATTTTAATCAGACCTTTCGTGGGTTACTATTTGATTGATAATAAAGGAAAACATCTTGCGATTGGAGCATGTGTGACTTTATTGATCATTACTATGCTGTATCCTTTTCTTAACATTATTTGGATTTTCCTATTGTTACGATTTTTCCATGGAGCAGCATGGGGAGTATCAACGACAGCCAATAGTACAATGGTTGTCGATCTAATTCCAAAAGCTAGATTAGGAGAAGGAATAGGGTATTTCTCTATTTCAACAACAGTTGGCGCAATAATTGCACCAAGTATAGGTATTCTTCTCTATAACGCCTTTTCCTTCCAAATTTTAATTTATTCATCAGTTATACTCAGCCTGTTAGCGATAGTAGGGCTTCAATTTGTCCATTCATCTACACCTGTTAAATATGAGAAGCGGCCATTTCGATTTGTAGAAGCGATTTTTGAAAAAGAAGTAAGGTTCCAAGCATTATTGACCGTTATTACGACACTTGGCTTTGGAGCGATTATAACCTTCTTAGTTCTTTATGGGGAACAAAAGGGAATAAAACATATTTTCTTATTCTTTCTTATCAATGCGATTGTTTCCACTTTATTACGACCATTTACAGGAAAATGGTTTGATAGAAATGGACCTTGGTCTATTATCATTGTGTCAGCAATATTAGGATTTTTATCACTTGTCGTGTTGTCCTATACAACAAATGATTTATCGCTTATCATTGCTGCGATATTATTCGGGGCAGGTTACGGAACAATTATGCCGTGCTTACAAACATGGACTGTTCAAAAAGTGGATGAAGCAAAAAGTGGGGCAGCCAATGCAACGTTTCTTTCTAGCTTTGATGTTGGTGTTGGCATTAGCGCATTTGTTTTAGGGATTTTAGCAGAATGGATAAGCTTGGAGATGATTTTCCGTCTAGTGAGCCTAAGCTTTATAATAGTTGGTATTCTAGTTTATGCAGATTTTATAAATAAGAAGAAAAGTAATCAACAAGCATGA